Below is a genomic region from Spongiibacter nanhainus.
CGCAAAACCCCCTTTACCTGGGAGATGGTGGAGGCAGAGAGCGGCGACCTAGTGTGCATTCACTCCGCGCGGGCCAATGCCCTGGTGGATGAGGCGCTGGGGACGAGAGTGATAGCTGAGCTGGGAGATTATCCGCAGTGGCGCAGGGAATACCGACTCCCCTCGGGTAGCCGGGTGGATTTCTATTTCCCCGAGCAGTCACAGCTCCCTGAGTGCCTGATGGAAGTGAAGGCGGTCACTTTACATCAGGGGGCGGGCCGGGGAGCGTTTCCCGATGCGGTTAGTCAGCGTGCCAGCCGCCATGTCAATGAATTACAGCAGGCAGTAGAGCAGGGGCAGCGCGCTGTATTGCTATTTGCGGTCTTGCACCAGGGGGTGAGGTCGGTATCACCGGCGGCGGAGATTGATCCCCATTATGCTGAGAGCCTGTGTCGCGCTGTCGAGGCGGGGGTGGAGGTGCTGGCCTACCGCGCTGAGCTTGGCCAGGATGATATTCGCTTGGTGGAGGCGCTGCCTTTCTCCCTCCCGTAGCAGATCATTCTTCCAGGTAGACGGTCCCTTCGGCCACTGAGCAAGCCACGCTCTCCAGCTTGTCGCCGGCGCAGGGGCCGGATACGCACTCACCGCTTTCAATAAGAAACAGTGCACCGTGGGTGGCGCATTGAATCAGTGATTGGCTGTCATCAAGGAACTGATCGGGCTGCCACTGCAATTCGATGCCTCGGTGCGGGCAGCGGTTGCGATACAGATAGACTTGATCCCGCCAGCGTACGGCGAACAGAGACTGGTCGTCGTGGCGAATCGCTTTACTGCCCGGGTCGCTGATCTCGTCGAACATACAGATTGGCGTCATGCTGCAGGCCTAGCCTTCCTCATCGGTGGCGAGACCGACGCCGAGTCCGCCTTCATTGTTAAAAGCATGGCGAATTGCGGGCAACATGCGATCCACAGCATCCCGACCTTCGGCAACCGCTTCGCTGGCATTGCCGAAATCTAGCAAACCAATATGGCCGAGGCGGGGCCACAGCATGATATCGGCGGGTTCGCCGGCGAGCCGCGAGCGGGTAATCCGGTCCTGCATGATATTTATCGCTCCCATCATCATCGACAGGGTGCCTGGGGGCTCGGGCTTTTTCTCCACCGGCTCGTTGCTGCGCAGGTTGCTGGCGGCCTCCCACACCGAGCTGGCAAAGCGATTCCAGGCGGCGGCGAACTGATTCTCGTCTTCGGCATGATCGCCCTCGAAAACAGGCTTCGCTCCCTGTAACTCCTGCTCCGCGTCCACCACCGGATCCTTTGCGGGTGGCTTTGGCGGCTCGGTCTTGTCATCGCTAATCCCGGCGTTGCGAACCTCCCGGCGGCGGCTGACAAGATCGCTGTTGAGGTCGACGCCGATAATAATATCGGCGCCCAATGCCCGGCATACCGAGACTGGAACCGGGTTAACCAAGCCGCCGTCCACCAGCCAGGTGTCGCGCAATGCGACCGGAGTCAGGATGCCGGGAATGGCCATCGATGCCCGCACCGCCTGCCACAGCGGCCCCTGCTGAAGCCACACTTCTCTACCCCGGTAGAGGTCGGTAGCTACGGCGGCAAATGGCTTGGGTAAGTCCTCGATATTGGGGTTGCCATACTCGCGGATAAAGAAGTCCATCAAGCGGGTGGCGTGAGCCATGCCGCCGGCGGCGGTAAGGCTAACACTCATATAATGAAAGACCTGGGTACTACTGAGTGACTGTATCCAATCGGAGAAGTGATCCAGTTTGTCGGTGAGGTAGCAGCCGGCGATCACTGCGCCAATGGAGGTGCCGCAGATAATATCGGGGCGTATTCCCAACTCCTGCAAACGCTGGATGACGCCTATATGTGCCATGCCCCGTGCAGACCCGCTGCCCAGGGCCAGTGCGATACGTTTCTGATAATGGGGTGACGAGTCCAAGGTTGCTACTCTCTAACTATTAACCGGGTGTAAATGCCTTTACCATGAGGGGGTACAGACGTTCTCTAGGCGACAACAGTGACGCAGTATACGGTAAGTATTGAACAGGTGCTTGGCCAGGACGACAGCGAAATAGTCGGAGTCCTGGGTGCGCCCGTGCACCGAGCCATCGTTGCGCCTTTTCAGGCACTGCGGGACGATGCCGACAAGGCCGGTTTTGATTTGCGTATTGTCAGTGGTTACCGCAGCTTCGATCGCCAGCTGGCGATTTGGAACGCCAAGGCCTGTGGTGAGCGCGCGCTGTTGGATAGTGATGGCAAACCTGTGGATTTCGCGGCTCTGAACAATGAGCAACTGGCGGCCTCGATCTTGCGGTGGTCGGCTCTGCCGGGGGCGTCCCGCCATCACTGGGGAACCGATATCGATATCTACGATGCCGCAGCGGTTGCAGACGACTACCAAGTCCAACTGACGCCCCAGGAGGTGGCCGACGACGGCGTGTTTGGGCCTTTCCATCACTGGTTGGATGAGCACTTTGCCACTGGCGCCGGGTACGGTTTCTTTCGGCCCTATTGCCAGGACCGCGGTGGCATTGCGCCCGAGCGCTGGCACCTGAGCTATGCGCCGCTGGCAGCTCGCTTTGAGGCGCTACTGACACCCAAGGTGCTGGCCAAGGCGCTGGATAGCTCTGGCTTGCAGTTAAAGCAGACTGTGCTGGCGCAAATCGACGACATATTTCAACGCTACGTGGCGGTGCCGGTGGATTTGTACCCCTCGGCCTACGCCAACCGACTGGCGGAGAGTGACTTACCATGACTTTGAGCACTGATCAGCTTTGGTCGGCGATGGCAGAAGAGGCCCGTACCTTTGGTGGTAACGAACCGGTACTGGCCAGTTTCTACCACGCCAATATACTCAATCACGATAATTTTGCAGCGGCGCTGAGCTTTCATATTG
It encodes:
- the sfsA gene encoding DNA/RNA nuclease SfsA, giving the protein MQWQPALVEGRLIRRYKRFLADVRLGNGEVVTAHCPNTGAMTGCAPEGAKVWLSPSTDPRRKTPFTWEMVEAESGDLVCIHSARANALVDEALGTRVIAELGDYPQWRREYRLPSGSRVDFYFPEQSQLPECLMEVKAVTLHQGAGRGAFPDAVSQRASRHVNELQQAVEQGQRAVLLFAVLHQGVRSVSPAAEIDPHYAESLCRAVEAGVEVLAYRAELGQDDIRLVEALPFSLP
- a CDS encoding M15 family metallopeptidase yields the protein MTQYTVSIEQVLGQDDSEIVGVLGAPVHRAIVAPFQALRDDADKAGFDLRIVSGYRSFDRQLAIWNAKACGERALLDSDGKPVDFAALNNEQLAASILRWSALPGASRHHWGTDIDIYDAAAVADDYQVQLTPQEVADDGVFGPFHHWLDEHFATGAGYGFFRPYCQDRGGIAPERWHLSYAPLAARFEALLTPKVLAKALDSSGLQLKQTVLAQIDDIFQRYVAVPVDLYPSAYANRLAESDLP
- a CDS encoding patatin-like phospholipase family protein, whose translation is MDSSPHYQKRIALALGSGSARGMAHIGVIQRLQELGIRPDIICGTSIGAVIAGCYLTDKLDHFSDWIQSLSSTQVFHYMSVSLTAAGGMAHATRLMDFFIREYGNPNIEDLPKPFAAVATDLYRGREVWLQQGPLWQAVRASMAIPGILTPVALRDTWLVDGGLVNPVPVSVCRALGADIIIGVDLNSDLVSRRREVRNAGISDDKTEPPKPPAKDPVVDAEQELQGAKPVFEGDHAEDENQFAAAWNRFASSVWEAASNLRSNEPVEKKPEPPGTLSMMMGAINIMQDRITRSRLAGEPADIMLWPRLGHIGLLDFGNASEAVAEGRDAVDRMLPAIRHAFNNEGGLGVGLATDEEG
- a CDS encoding Rieske (2Fe-2S) protein gives rise to the protein MTPICMFDEISDPGSKAIRHDDQSLFAVRWRDQVYLYRNRCPHRGIELQWQPDQFLDDSQSLIQCATHGALFLIESGECVSGPCAGDKLESVACSVAEGTVYLEE